CTGCTTGTCGGCTGTCCTGGCCGCCGCCCGCCGTGCGTCGGCCGAAGGCGCCGGTCCCCTCCCCGCGGTCGGCGGATGGGACGTCTCGGCCATGGCGTGGGTCTCGACCTCCTCCGCGACCTGCACATCGTGCAACCTGCTGATGGCCGCCCGGAGCTCCCCGATGCTGCCGAGGATCCGTCGCGCTTCCCGCGGCCACTCCGCCGGCGGTCCCGAGCGGGCGGGATCGGGAGCGGTCGACGGCTCGTCGCTCCGGGCGTCGTGCGCCGCGGCGGATCCGACGGCCGGCCCGGGGCCGGTCCGCGTAGCGGCCCGATAGGAGTCGATCCGCTCCTGCACCTCCAGGAGATCCGCCGCCAGACGTGCCCTCTGCTGCACGGTGACGGCGATGCTGAAGGTGGCGGGGAGCATCGTGATCAGGCTCTGCGTGGCCAGCTGGAGATCGAACACCCGCACCCGCAGTGCCCGTGCCCGGGAGGCGGGCATGCCGCGGACCTCGTCCCCGTCCAGATTCCCGCTGACGGATGTCGCCGTCTGCAGCAGTGCCGCCTCCTCCGTCCGGAGCGTCCGGACGAGACGGGCGTCACGGCGTCCGCTCGAGACGAGATCGACCATCGTGTCCACGAGGAGGAAGACGCGCTCGTACAACGCGTCTATCCCCGCGTCTATCTGCCGCCGGACGCTCGGCCCCGGCACGAGGGCGACGATCCAGCTGCATGCCAGTCCCACCGTCGCCGCCAGAAGCACACTCGGCAGGTCGGCGATCCCGAGCCCCAGGAGACGGGCGATGTAGTAGGTCAGGAACGCGAGCTGGCCGAGCCCGCCGACGGCCGGCCCGAATCTGCGCACCCAGGTCGCGAGGGCAGCGATCGCCGCGAGCTCGAAGATCGCCAGGACCGGCTCGCGGGGAAGCAACACCCCGAGCGCCGCGCCGATGAGCGCCGGGACGACGGTGAGACCGTTCGACCACCAGGCACGTTTACGACCTCCCGTGCTCGCCGCGGCCGTGGCGAACAGGGACACGAGGCCGGCGAAGACCGCGGCGGCGGAAACGTCCCGCCCGGCGAGGGCGGCGAGGGGGATGACGATCAGGACGGCGGCCACCACCGCGATCAGTGACCGCATGGCGGCGATGAACCGGACCTGCCCCGGGTCGATGAGGAGATGACGGCGCCGCAGCCACCGGACGAGCGCGTTCCGCTGCGGACGGCTGCGTTGCGCGCCCGGCGGAGGGGTGACGTCGGCCGGAAGTGTCGCCGCATCCACCGGACCGAGCGGGATGCCGTCGGGAGAGGTGACGATCTCGTGGTAGATCGGCTGATAGTCCAGGTCCTGACTCACCGCGGTGACGAACGTGCGCGACCGGACCTCGAAGGGCAGCCACTGGGTATAGCGCCGGTACGCCTCCGCGGGCTCGGTCGCCGCCGCCGAGTGCGTCAATTCCGCCATCCGCCGGTCGATCGCCAGGAATCGCAGGACCCACGGGTCCGACAGCGCCCGCGATCCGGCGCTGCCGAACGCCGCGACGGCCTCCGCGAACTCGGATGCCGACACCGGCGAGCGCAGCGTCGGCTCAGGAAGACCGAACGTACGCTGCATCCGCAGCCGGAGGTCCTCGTAGAGCTCCATCAGGCGCGCGAGGTTCGGTTCCTTCCCGGGATCGCTCCCCTCCGGCAGCCCCCATCGCAGCGCTCCGATGACCCCGCCGGTCATGGCCAGCGCGAAGGGCAGCGAGAACTGGTCGCGGCCGCTCTGGAAGTAGTAGGCCGCCCGGTTCTGCGAGAGACCGTCCGCATAGGACCCCATCGAGTCCACGATCGCCCCCAGCTGACCGTCCAGTCCGCGGGAGACGCCGTCGGGGAAGAACGGGGCGAGGGTCTCGACGGGATCGCCGATCCCGCGTCCCACGGTGAAGAAGTTCCCGCAGAAGGAGCGCAGCGACTGGATGACGCCGTACACGCTGCCGAGGAAGGTGATGATGAACGACAGCAGCACGATGCTGACCATCGCCTCGCTCACCGTCAGCAGATCGAGCACCGCGACGGCCGGGGAGATGTTGTCGACGCCGACGGTGGCGAACTGCCCGACGCTCAGATAGAACGCACCCCAGAAGTCCCGCTCCACCCCCGGGGATATCTGGAACGCATCGGTGTGGCCCATGGCGCCCAGATACATCAGGGCGTACCCGAGGATGATCCCGAGCAGCCACCAGAAGATGGTGGTCAACAGCAGGACGCCCGTCACCTGCCGCAGCACGAGCGGCCGCCACCGCCGGTCGACGCGGCGCGTGATCGCACGGAGCACGAGCCATTGGCCCCGGACGATCTTGTCGACGAACAGGCCCCCCTCGTCGTAGTTGAGGACGGCGAGGAAGGTGTCCAGGAGGGTGAGCAGCAGGACGAGCGCTCCGAGCACGATCCAGACCGCGTCCATGCCGCAAACCTAGGAGGGCGGCCCGGTCCCGTCGCGGGGATGCGTTCGGTACGGCACGGATCCGTCGCTGACACGTCGCCGGAACGCGGCTGCGCCCTGCTGCCCTGTGCTTCACACGGCTCGGCCCAGCAGCAGCCCGAGCAGAGCGAGCACGACGGTGACCACGATCATCCCGATGGCGTTCCACAGCGCCCGGCCGTAGGTGCGCTTCTGCAGCATGTGCACCGTGTCGACCATCGCGGTGCTGAACGTCGTGTATCCGCCCATGACGCCGCCCCCGATGATGAACAGCCAGGCGGAGTCCAGCACGGAGGAGTCCGACAGACCGGTGAGGAACCCGAGGATCAGCGAGCCCGTGCTGTTGATGATGAACGTGCCCCACGGATAGCCGTTGTGGACCCGCCGCATGATGAGCCCGTCCAGGATGAACCGGAGGGATGCGCCGATGCCACCACCGAGCACCGCGAGGAGGAACACGCCGGCGTTCATGCGGCGGCCCTGCCGGTCGATGCGGGACGGGACAGCGCGCCGCCGAGCAGCACGCCGAGGAACGCGGTCAGGATGCCCCCGATGACGCTGCCGAGCCCGTACGCCGTCGCGATCCCCGCGTGCGTCTCGTAGAGCGTCGCGGTGTCGGTCGCCAGCGAGCTGTAGGTGGTGAAGCCGCCCATCATCCCCGTCCCGGCGAAAAGCCGCAGATCACGCCGTCCGGGCGTCTCCGGTGTGCGGGCGGCGAGCGCGGTCAGCAGGAATCCCAGGATGAACGCGCCGAGGAGGTTGACGATCAGGACCGCCCAGGGCACCCCGCCGTCGGACGGCATCGCGAGCGAGAGCCCTTCGCGCCCGGCGGTGCCGATCGCGCCGCCCAGCAGGACGTAGAGGATCAGTCGTGGCTGGGCGTAGGCGGGTTTCGGATTCGGCTGCGCGCTGTCGCGCGCGTGTTCGACGGAGGTCATCGATCGTCCCTTCTGTTCTGCGGCGCAGCCGCGATGGACCCGGTCATTGCAGGATGCTCGGCTGGAGATCACGCAGCGTGAGGAATCGTGTCATGCGGGAGACCCCCGCGGCCGTCGCGATGGCGGCGACCATCGCCCACGCCAGGACGACACCCATGTCGGTCCAGACCCGTGACAGGTCTCCCCCGTACATGACCTGACGCAGGGCGTCGACGACGAAGCCCATGGGGAGCACCTCGTGCAGTGCCGCGAGCGGGGCGGGCAACGTCTGCCAGGGGAACGTACCGCCCGCGGTGACCAGTTGCAGCACCATGAGGACGAGTCCGAGGAACTGACCGACCGCCCCGAGCCAGACGTTCAGCGCGAGGATGATCCACGTGTAGCACGCGGACGCGAACACCAGCAGGCCCAGCACCGCTACCGGGTTGGCGAACCGGAACCCGAGCGCCACCGCAAGCACCGCGAACAGCCCCAGCATCTGCACGGCGCCGAGCAGTGCGGGGGTCAGCCATCCCGCGATCGTCACCCGCACGGGGGCGTCCATCGCCGTGAGCGCTCGCCGGGAGACCGGCTTCACGATCAGGAAGAGGGCGTAGATGCCGATCCAGGCGGCGAGCGCCGCGAAGAACGGTGCGAGTCCCGCCCCGTAGTTCTGCGCCTGCGCCAGGGCGCTCGTCTCGATGCGGACCGGGTCGGCCAGCATCGCGCTCTGCGCGCGCCGGGTTTCCAGGGTGCTGTCCGGGACCTCGCCGACGCCGTCCTCCAGACCCGTCGTGAGTTCGCCCGCCCCGGAGGACAGTTCCCCGATCCCGGCGCCGAGCTGGTCCAGTCCGCCCACCAGCTGCTGCGCACCGCTCGAGGCCGATTCCAGTCCGGATGACAGTTCCCCGGCACCAGAGGCCACCTCGCCCGCGCCGGCGGCCAGACGGTCGATCCGGCCCACGGCGTTCTGCAGGCGCGCGTCGACGGCGCGGATGCGCTCGCCCACCGGAGCCAGGGAGGCGAGGACCTGGTCGATCTGGGGTTGGCTGAGCCCCGCGTCCGTCAGCACCTGCGCGATGTCCGACTGCAGACGGGGCAGGTCGGCCGTCGCCGCGGCGGCGATGGCGCCGGCCTCGTCGGCGATGCGGTCGATCTCCCGGACTCCGCCGGCCACCTGCTGGGAGCCGGAGGACAGCGTCTGCGCGCCGTCCCGCAGCCGGACCGTGCCGTCCGCGAGTTCCTGCGCGCCGGTTCGGAGTTCCCCCACCCCGGTGCCGGCCGTCGCCAGTCCGTCGGAGATCTGGGCGGCACCCGATGCGGCCTCCACGAGCTTGACGCGGATCTCGGCGAGCCCGTCCAGCACCGCGCCGGCCGCCGCATCCACGACCTTCCGCGCGATGACCGTCTGCACCCGCTGCACGGCCTGCGATCCGATCGTCGAGGCGAGGTAGTTGTTCGCGTCGTTGGTACGCAGCTCGATGAGTCCCTGGCGCGGGTCCGCGCCGGTGAGGGAGGCGATGGAGGCGGAGAAGTCCTTGGGGATGACGATCGCGAACTCGTACCGCCCGTCGACGAGCCCGGTCTCCGCCTTCTTCTGACCGGCCTCGCTCCAGGCGAAGGTCTTGCTGTTGAGCAGTTCCTGCGCGATCTCGTCCCCCAGATTCCGCTGGGTCCCCTCGATCTCGGCGCCGTCGTCGTTCACCACCACGACGGCGGGGATCCCCCCCAGCCGGTCGTACGGGTCCTGGTTCGCCCAGAGGTAGAAGCCGCCGTAGAGGATGGGTACGCACAGGAGCGCCAGCAGCGCGACCGCGGACAGCGGTGTGGAGACGAGCCGGCGCAGCTCCGCTGCGCTCATCCGCGAGATCTTCACGGCGCCGTCCCTTCCACGGGGAGCTCCGCGGTGGGATCGGCCGGCACATCCGGCCCCACGCCGGTGACCGGTCCCAGCACGAGACGCGACGCCTCGCCGGCGATCATGAGGACCGCGAAGCCACGGTCCGCGAAGTCGCTTCCGAGCGCCCACCAGACCCGTGGATCCCCGCCATGCCGGTCCGGGGAGACCACCACCAGCCCCTCGACATCACCGCGGAGCACGGCCAGCTCGCACAGCATCCGGATCCGGCGCGCGGGATCGAGGTTGCTGACCGGCAGATGCGCCGCATCCGCCATGCCCAGACGGCCGAGCCACTTGCGGGCGCGCGAGCGGCCCGCGCGCCGACCGGCGAACATGAGCTCCTCCCCGACGACGCCGGAGACGGCGACGTTGGGCTCCGGGGCGGAGATGTCCGGGGCATCGACCAGGGCGATGCGGCGGCGCATCTGAGCCGGATCGACCTCGCCGTCGATCAGGACCTGTCCACTGTCCGGACGCATCCGGCCGGAGGCCAGGAGGCCGAGGACGCTCGGCCTCTGCTCGGTCTCCGCGAATCCGAGGGTGGCACGCCCGGTCTCGAACACGAGGGTGGTCGCCGGGAGCACGTCCTTGCCCTCGGCCTTGCCTACGACGTCGAGCCGGACGCGCACGCGGTCACCGGTGCCCGGGCATCATCGGCCTTCGCAGACCTGGGTCACGAGGGCTGCCATGTCGGTTCCCTCCAGCGGTCGACGCGTCACCGTCCCCACTATCGTCGCGGGGGGTGCCGCCCACAAGATGCCTCAGGTCCCGGTCTGCGTGCTTCCCCTCGCCGGCCGCTCCAGTCGCAGGAAGCGGTACCGCGTGCCCGACCGCGACGTCGCCCAGCCCTCGCGAGGCTGGGCATCCACCACCGACCATCCGCTTCGATCCGGCGCGAACGTGTCCCCGGCGACCTCGACGTCGAGCTCGGTGACCTCCAGCCGGTCCGCGAGGGCGATGACGGCACGGAAGATCTCTCCCCCGCCGATCACCCACACCCGTCCGGCGGTGTCGCCGCTGGTCGCCTCGCGCAGCGCGGCATCCAGCGAGGAGGCGGGTTCGGCTCCGGGCGCCGACCACTCGTCGTTGCGGGTGACCACGATGTTGCGTCGCCCGGGCAACGGACGGAAGGCATCCGGCAGCGAGGCCCAGGTCTTCCTGCCCATGATGACCGTCGCACCCGCCGTGACCTCTTTGAAGTGCGCCAGGTCCTCCGGCACGTACCAGGGCATGCCGCCCTCCGCACCGATCACACCGCCGGCGGCCTCCGCCCAGATCAGTCCGATGCCGGCCGTCATACTGCGACCGCGCCCCGGATCGCCGGGTGGTGCCGGTAATCCTCCAGGACGAAGTCCTCGTAGGCGTAGTCGAAGATCGACTCGGGGGTCCGGGCGAACCGCAGGGTGGGGTACGGGTACGGCTCCCGCGTCAGCTGCTCCCGGACCTGCTCACGGTGGTTGTCGTAGATGTGGCAGTCCCCGCCGGTCCAGACGAAGTCGCCCGGTTCGAGTCCGGTCTGCTGGGCGACCATGAGGGTGAGCAGGGCGTAGGAGGCGATGTTGAACGGCACACCGAGGAACAGGTCGGCGCTGCGCTGGTACAGCTGGCAGGACAGCTTCCCGTCCGCGACGTAGAACTGGAACATGGCATGGCACGGTGCCAGCGCCATATCCGGGATGTCGCCCGGGTTCCACGCGGAGACCAGGAGACGCCGGGAGTCCGGGTTCGTGCGGATCTGGTCGAGCACGAGGGCGATCTGATCGATGTGCTCCCCGCCGGGCGTCGGCCACGACCGCCACTGCACGCCGTACACCGGACCGAGCTCGCCGTCGGCGTCCGCCCATTCGTCCCAGATCGTCACACCGTGCTCCTGCAGCCAGCGCACGTTCGACTCCCCGCGCAGGAACCACAGGAGCTCGTAGGCGATGGAGGCGAAGTGGACGCGCTTCGTGGTGATCAGCGGGAACCCCTGGGAGAGGTCGAACCGGAGCTGACGGCCGAACACACTGGTGGTGCCGGTGCCCGTCCGGTCGTCTTTGTGGGTGCCGTGCTCCAGCACGTCGCGCAGGAGGTCCTCGTACGGGGTGGGGATCGGCTTCGTCACGGCTGCCACGATACCGGGGACCTCCCCCCGGACACGTCGCCGCACCGGGCGACCGCCTCCGGAGCGGGGATGTCCGTTCCATCGGCCGTCACGGCCCCGCATCCGACTAGCCTGGGTTGTCGTGGACCTCCTGACCGCCGCCGCCGTGCTCACCGCACTGCTGGTGACGACCCTCGGCGCCGGGCTCCTGCTGCGGTGGCGCCAGAACCGCCCCCGCCGGGTGGATCCGGCCGAACCGGTCGACCCCGTGCGTCTGGGCGCCGCGGTCCTCGGCGAGGAGGCCACCCTGCTGCAGTTCAGCACCGAGCTCTGCTCCCGCTGTCCCGGGGTCCACCGCACACTCGCCGACGTGGCCGCTTCCCACCCGGGCGTCCTCCACCTCGACGTCGATCTGACGCATCGTCCCGACATCGCCCGGCACTTCCACATCCTGCAGACCCCGACGACCCTTCTGCTGGACGGTCGCGGCATCGTCCGCACGCGGTTCGGCGGCGCGCCCAACCGCGAGGTCCTGGAGCTGGAGCTGGCCCGCATCCGGGAGGACGCGCATGTCTGAAGCGGCCGCGGCGCGGATCGACGTCCGTGGACCACGATTCGCCGCCGCCGTGACGGCGGTGCTCCTGCTCACAGCGACGTTCCTCGGGCTCACCGGCCTGTCCACCGCGCGGTCCTTCGGATGGTTCGCCTACCAGCCTCTGGCCGCCGCATCCTTCCCCGCGGACGGTGCGAGCTGGGCGCTGCCCTCCGCGTCGCCGGCGGAGCGGCTGCTCGATCCCGCGTTCCTCCTGCTCGCTCTGATCGCGGCGCTCTTCCTCTGGGGCGTGCTGTCGCCGCGGACCGCGCCGTGGGGCGTGTTCTTCCGCCGCTGGATACAGCCGCACCTGCGCCCGGCGACGGCGTTCGAGGATGCGCGGCCACCGCGTTTCGCGCAGGGCGTCGGCCTCGTCGTCACCGCGACCGGTCTCGTGCTGCATCTGGTCGGCGTGCCCTGGGCGCTTCCGGTCGCCGCCGCGCTCGCCTTCGTCGCGGCCGCGCTGAACGCCGTCTTCGGGCTCTGCCTCGGATGCCGGATCTACCTGCTGCTGCAGCGCGCCGGTCTCGTGGGGCGGCGCCGCGCCGTCTGAGGCGGGGACGCTGTCAAGGCGTCGCGGCCGCCCGGACGGCCCGTTAGCCTGACGGAGGGGCCGAGGTGCGGCCGTGACCGAAAGGAGCGCGCCATGAGCGTGACGAGCGAAGCGACGACGAGCTGGGCGGGAAGCCTCACCGACGGGTCCGGGCAGGTGGCACTCGAGTCCTCCAATCAGGGCCCGCTGGCCGTGAACTGGAAGGCCCGCAGCGAGGGATCGACCTCCGTGACCACGCCCGAGGAGCTGCTGGCGGCCTCGCACTCGGCCTGTTTCAGCATGGCGCTCTCGCACGCGCTGTCCCAGAACGGCACCCCGCCGGAGAGCGTGGAGACGACCGCGTCCGTCACCTTCATCCCCGGCACCGGGATCACCGGCAGCCACCTGAACGTCAACGCGACCGTCCCGGGCCTGTCGGCCGAGGACTTCGCCCGCCTCGCGGACGAGGCCAAGACCGGTTGCCCGGTCTCCCAGGCGCTGGCGGGCATCGAGATCACCCTCGAGGCCACGCTTGCCTGAACCCCGCCGCGTCGTCGTCGCGGGCGCCTCGGGCCTCATCGGCCAGGCGCTCGCGGCGTCGCTGCGGGCGGACGGCGTCGAGGTCGTCCCCCTCGTGCGCCGGCCCGCACGCGATGCGGGCGAGATCGAGTGGCTCACCGACGCCCGCCCGCTGGATCCGGCGGTCCTCGCCGGCGCGGACGCCGTCGTCGGGCTGAACGGTGCGAGCGTGGGGCGCTTCCCCTGGACGGCGTCCTACCGCAGCCGCCTGCTGTGGTCCCGGCTCACTCCGACCCGGACCCTCGCGACCGCGATCCGCGAGCTGGGCGAGGACGCCCCGGCGTTCGTCTCCGCATCCGCCGTGGGCTACTACGGATCGGAACCCGGGAAGGTGCTCACCGAGTCGGCGCCCGCCGGAGCCACGTTCCTCGCCGACCTCTGCCGGCGCTGGGAGCACGCGGCCATGGACGCCGGGACGCATGCCCGGATCGCCCTCCTGCGCACCGCACCCGTCGTGCACCCGCGCGGAGTGCTCGCCCCGCTGATGCTGCTCACCCGGTTCGGACTGTCGGGACCGATCGGCCGCGGGACCCAGGTGTGGCCCTGGATCAGCCTGGACGACGAGGTCGCGGCGATCCGGCACGTCCTGGCGACGGACATCTCCGGTCCCGTGAACCTGACCGGACCGACACGGGCGACGGCGAACGATCTGGGCTTCGCGCTCGCCCGCCGGATGAACCGGCCCTACGTCGTGCGCGCACCCGCGTGGGCGCTGCGTGCCCTGCTCGGCCGGGACGCCACCGAGGCCCTCCTCACGAACGATCAGGATGTGCGTCCCGAGGTGCTGGAGCGCACGGGCTTCCGGTTCACCCACACCTCGGTGGAGGATGCGGTCGACGCCGCCGTCCCCGCATCCGGCTGACGCGTGCGTCAGGCCTTGGCGTCGCGCTCGAGCCGGATGGCGGTGCGCACCGCCGCGCGCGCACGCTTGCGGTCGCCGGACCCGTCGTAGGCCAGTCCGAGCCGGTACCAGGCGCGCCAGTCCTCGGGGGACCGTTCGACCGCCTCGCGGTAGGCCGGGAAGACGGCGTCCGCCTCCTCCCGCAGCACCCGGCCGCTGGGCCGCGCGGCCAGTTCCTCCTCGGGGAGGGCGTGCTCGGATTCCAGGCGCCGGCCGAGCGCGGCTGCGCGCACCCCGAACCAGAGCTCCCGGGATATCCCCCACACCGCGATGATCGGCAGGATGACGAGCGCGGCACCCATCGCGATCCCGACCGGTTCGCCGCTGGTCAGCAGGAGCCAGGCGCGCTGGCCGACGAGCACCGCGTAGAGCACGAAGGCCGCGGTCATCACCGCGACGCCGATGCGCGCGTTCATGACTCCGTGACGCGGGCGACCTGTCCGGGCACCTGGTCGTCCATCGGGGGCTCCGCCGGCTGACCGTCCGGGATGCGGATGCCGATGTCGAGGAAGCTGTCGAGGCCCACATGCACTCCCCGCGCATCACGAGCGGCGGCGAGGGCCAGCCGGATGCCGGGCGCATAGGCCAGCGCCGGGTCGATGGTGTCGTGCACGATCGACAGCGACTCCCCCGGCCCGGACAGCACGACTTCCTGGCGCGCGACGACGCCGGGGCGCCGCAGCGAATGCACCGGGACGCTGGCGACCTGCTGCCCCCGCGCCCGCTGGTCCACGTGCGGGGCGACGACCGGTCCCACCCCCGCGCGGGCGGCGGCGATGAGCTCGGCGGTGCGCACTGCCGTGCCGCTCGGGGAATCGATCTTGGTCTCCCGGTGCGCCTCGATGATCTCGATGGAGGCGAAGAACGGGGCCGCGGCCGCGGACAGCGCCGTGCCCATGACGGAGCCGAGGGAGAAGTTCGGGACGAAGACCGCCCCGGTCCCCGACGCCGCGACGAGGGGGCGGACGAGCGCGATCCGCTCCGCCGACCACCCGCTCGTGCCCACCAGCACATTGACGCCGTGCTCGATGGCGGCGCGGACGACCTCCAGGGACACGGCCGGCGTGGAGGCGTCCACGACCAGATCGGCCTCGCCGATGGCGCTCAGATCGTCTCGGGACGAGAGCGACGCGACGACCTCGAAGCCGTCCTCGGCCTCGGTCACGGCGCGGATCACCGCCCCGAGCTTGCCGGTCCCGCCCACGATGGCCACGCGCGTCGTCATGGGATCCAGCCTAGGCGCACCCGGATAGGCTCGGTGGCATGTCCCGTGTGCGTGCCGTCGCGGCGGACACCCCCGCCGCCCAGACCCTGCTCACCGAGTACTTCGCCGCGCGCGCCGCCGGATTCCCGGGCGGCGGCTACCGCACCGTCCTGCCGGACCCGGCGGTGTTCGTCCCCCCGGCCGGAGTCTTCCTGATCCTCGAGGACGATGCCGGCGAGGCGATCGGCTGCGGCGGGGTGCGCCGGCTGGAACCGGGCCCCGCCGGGATCCGCTTCGAGGTGAAGCACCTCTACGTCCGGCCGACCGCCCGCGGCGCGGGAGGCGGGGGCCGCCTGCTCGCTGAGCTCGAGCAGCATGCCCGGGACCTCGGCGCCAGAGAGCTCGTGCTCGACACGCATCACTCGCTCGAGGCGGCCGCCGGGCTCTACGCCCGTGCCGGATTCCAGTCGATCCCGGCCTACAACGACAACCCGAACGCGACCGTGTGGTTACGGAAGGTCCTCGTCTGAGCGGTCATCGCCGTCGCGTCCGAGCACAACGGCGGACACCGTGCGCGACGCGCCGGGCGGGAGGCCGCATCCGCGGCGCGTCGCCGACCATCTCCGCCGTTGTGCGGTGCGGTCCCGGATGCAGGACGCCGGGGGCCTCGCGGCCGGGGCGCGGGAGCACCATGGCTCGCGGGACGCGGATCAGACCGGCGGTGCCTCTGGAAGGCCCGTCCGCAATTCGAACGGGAGGTGCGACAGGTCGTTGTGGGAGATGAGCACCCACGGCCGCCCCGGACGCTGGGCGATGACGGTCAGCCCGCAGTTCGCCTGGTTCAGGGTCATCCAGCGCCACTCCGGGGCATCCAGGACCTCACGCACGAACCACCCGATGACGGTGTTGTGGGTGATGAGCAGTTCGTGGACGTCCCCCGTCTTTCGCACGAGATAGGCCGCGAGCGCGTCGGCCATCTGCGCGCGTCCGGCGTCCACCTCCGCTTCGGTCACACTGCCGAAGAACGGCTCGAACGCTGCCGGCGTCTCCGGCGTCATCCCGGTCGGGACGCAGTCGAACAGAAGGGCGGACGGCTCGGGAGAGATCGCGGGCAACCGTTCCGCCACGGTCCGTGCGGTCTCGGCGGCACGGACGAGCGGCGAGTGCCACACCGCGTCGAACGGCACGCCGGAGAGCCGGTCAGCCAGCAGCTCGGCCTGACGTCGGCCGCGCGGCGAGAGCGGTCCGTCGATGAGTCCGTGCTCGGCATCCTGATGCTCGCCGTGACGGACGAGATAGATGTAATGCGTCACGCGTTCTCGCTCCATCGGGATCACGGCGCCGGATCCGGCGCCTCATCCAGACTAGCCGTCTACTCCGACGCGCGAGCGATCTCTGCCAGCTGCGCGCGGGTCAGCCGGACGCCGACCGCCTGCATGACCTCCTCCACGTGCTGTGTCGCGTAGGCGTTCACGATGGGTGCGGTCACCGCCCGCTGCGCCAGGAGCCATGCCACGGCCACCGCCGCGTTCGACACACCGTGCTCGGCGGCGACGGCGTCGAGCGCCC
The sequence above is a segment of the Microbacterium caowuchunii genome. Coding sequences within it:
- a CDS encoding OsmC family peroxiredoxin, with translation MSVTSEATTSWAGSLTDGSGQVALESSNQGPLAVNWKARSEGSTSVTTPEELLAASHSACFSMALSHALSQNGTPPESVETTASVTFIPGTGITGSHLNVNATVPGLSAEDFARLADEAKTGCPVSQALAGIEITLEATLA
- a CDS encoding TIGR01777 family oxidoreductase → MPEPRRVVVAGASGLIGQALAASLRADGVEVVPLVRRPARDAGEIEWLTDARPLDPAVLAGADAVVGLNGASVGRFPWTASYRSRLLWSRLTPTRTLATAIRELGEDAPAFVSASAVGYYGSEPGKVLTESAPAGATFLADLCRRWEHAAMDAGTHARIALLRTAPVVHPRGVLAPLMLLTRFGLSGPIGRGTQVWPWISLDDEVAAIRHVLATDISGPVNLTGPTRATANDLGFALARRMNRPYVVRAPAWALRALLGRDATEALLTNDQDVRPEVLERTGFRFTHTSVEDAVDAAVPASG
- a CDS encoding tetratricopeptide repeat protein, with the protein product MNARIGVAVMTAAFVLYAVLVGQRAWLLLTSGEPVGIAMGAALVILPIIAVWGISRELWFGVRAAALGRRLESEHALPEEELAARPSGRVLREEADAVFPAYREAVERSPEDWRAWYRLGLAYDGSGDRKRARAAVRTAIRLERDAKA
- the dapB gene encoding 4-hydroxy-tetrahydrodipicolinate reductase, which gives rise to MTTRVAIVGGTGKLGAVIRAVTEAEDGFEVVASLSSRDDLSAIGEADLVVDASTPAVSLEVVRAAIEHGVNVLVGTSGWSAERIALVRPLVAASGTGAVFVPNFSLGSVMGTALSAAAAPFFASIEIIEAHRETKIDSPSGTAVRTAELIAAARAGVGPVVAPHVDQRARGQQVASVPVHSLRRPGVVARQEVVLSGPGESLSIVHDTIDPALAYAPGIRLALAAARDARGVHVGLDSFLDIGIRIPDGQPAEPPMDDQVPGQVARVTES
- a CDS encoding GNAT family N-acetyltransferase, giving the protein MSRVRAVAADTPAAQTLLTEYFAARAAGFPGGGYRTVLPDPAVFVPPAGVFLILEDDAGEAIGCGGVRRLEPGPAGIRFEVKHLYVRPTARGAGGGGRLLAELEQHARDLGARELVLDTHHSLEAAAGLYARAGFQSIPAYNDNPNATVWLRKVLV
- a CDS encoding histidine phosphatase family protein, with the translated sequence MTHYIYLVRHGEHQDAEHGLIDGPLSPRGRRQAELLADRLSGVPFDAVWHSPLVRAAETARTVAERLPAISPEPSALLFDCVPTGMTPETPAAFEPFFGSVTEAEVDAGRAQMADALAAYLVRKTGDVHELLITHNTVIGWFVREVLDAPEWRWMTLNQANCGLTVIAQRPGRPWVLISHNDLSHLPFELRTGLPEAPPV